In one Elephas maximus indicus isolate mEleMax1 chromosome 9, mEleMax1 primary haplotype, whole genome shotgun sequence genomic region, the following are encoded:
- the LOC126082797 gene encoding 60S ribosomal protein L27a-like, translating to MPSRLRKTRKLRGHVSHGHGRIGKHRKHPGGRGNAGGMHHHRINFDKYHPGYFGKVGMRHYHLKRNQSFCPTVNLDKLWTLVSEQTRVNAAKNKTGAAPIIDVLQSGYYKVLGKGTLPKQPVIVKAKFFSRRAEEKIKGVGGACVLVA from the coding sequence ATGCCATCCAGACTGAGGAAGACCCGGAAACTTAGGGGCCACGTGAGCCACGGCCACGGCCGTATCGGCAAGCACCggaagcacccaggaggcaggGGTAATGCTGGTGGCATGCATCACCACAGGATCAACTTCGACAAATATCATCCAGGTTACTTTGGGAAGGTTGGTATGAGACATTACCACTTGAAGAGGAACCAGAGCTTCTGTCCAACTGTCAACCTCGATAAGTTGTGGACCTTAGTCAGTGAGCAGACAAGGGTAAATGCTGCCAAAAATAAGACTGGAGCTGCTCCCATCATTGATGTGCTGCAATCGGGCTACTACAAAGTTCTGGGGAAGGGAACGCTCCCAAAACAACCTGTCATCGTGAAGGCCAAGTTCTTCAGCAGAAGAGCTGAGGAGAAGATTAAGGGTGTTGGGGGTGCCTGTGTCCTGGTGGCTTGA